A single window of Pseudoduganella plicata DNA harbors:
- a CDS encoding carbohydrate kinase family protein has translation MSDIPKKEQLFQLVRSNPFVSQQQLADQLGLSRSAVAGHIASLIRERRLLGRAYVLPASRTVLCIGAANLDRKLRTLGVLRMATSNPASATETYGGVARNIAENLARLGTPSALLTAVGMDSAGDALRKHAEGAGIDMTGSLKLPGSATGTYTAVLDGAGEMVVALADMALYDHITPAFLADRQPQRAAASLVVADLNLPEASVALLLGDAQRGSAQLVIVAVSQPKMDRLPRDLRGLRLLILNRGELEARAGRALPTEAHVREACRTLQADGAQDVIVTCGAAGVYHTVPGDLHWLPAHEIPAADVIDVTGAGDAFSAAVCWSLAQGDADLTRACLRGLQAAALTVQSPHTVSPALTPDAFSAPSPQEQD, from the coding sequence GTGAGCGACATCCCCAAGAAAGAACAGCTGTTTCAGCTGGTCCGTTCCAATCCTTTCGTTTCCCAGCAGCAGCTGGCGGACCAGCTCGGCCTGTCGCGCTCGGCCGTGGCGGGCCATATCGCCAGTCTGATCCGCGAGCGTCGCTTGCTGGGCCGCGCCTATGTGCTGCCGGCGTCACGCACCGTGCTGTGCATCGGTGCGGCGAACCTGGACCGCAAGCTGCGCACGCTGGGGGTGCTGCGCATGGCCACGTCCAATCCCGCCAGTGCAACCGAAACCTACGGCGGCGTCGCACGCAATATCGCGGAAAACCTGGCCCGGCTTGGCACCCCAAGCGCTCTGCTGACGGCGGTCGGCATGGACAGCGCCGGCGACGCGCTACGCAAGCATGCGGAAGGCGCAGGCATCGACATGACCGGGTCGCTGAAACTGCCCGGCAGCGCGACCGGCACCTACACGGCAGTGCTGGACGGCGCGGGCGAGATGGTCGTCGCGCTCGCCGACATGGCACTGTACGACCACATCACACCGGCCTTCCTGGCCGACCGGCAGCCGCAGCGCGCCGCAGCATCGCTGGTCGTCGCGGACCTGAACCTGCCGGAAGCGAGCGTCGCCCTGCTGCTGGGGGACGCGCAACGGGGCAGCGCGCAACTTGTCATCGTCGCGGTATCGCAGCCGAAGATGGACCGGCTGCCCCGCGACCTGCGCGGCCTGCGCCTCCTGATCCTGAACCGCGGTGAATTGGAAGCGCGCGCCGGCCGTGCGCTGCCCACGGAAGCGCACGTGCGCGAAGCATGCCGCACATTGCAGGCCGATGGCGCGCAGGACGTGATCGTCACGTGCGGCGCGGCCGGCGTCTACCACACGGTCCCGGGCGACCTGCACTGGCTGCCCGCGCATGAGATACCGGCCGCCGACGTGATCGACGTCACCGGCGCCGGCGACGCCTTTTCTGCGGCCGTGTGCTGGTCGCTGGCCCAAGGCGACGCCGACCTGACGCGCGCCTGCCTGCGCGGCCTGCAGGCCGCCGCGCTTACCGTGCAAAGCCCGCACACCGTCTCCCCCGCGCTGACACCCGATGCGTTCAGCGCGCCTTCTCCTCAAGAACAGGACTGA
- a CDS encoding LysR family transcriptional regulator produces the protein MSIDLKQLKYFLAVAEEKSFSRAAERLHISQPPLSQQIMKLEAELGVKLFARTTRSFELTVAGRALMNEAAELLAKMRMTIDTVRQIDRGEVGRLRVGIVGSAMWGPIPSLLEQFQSQYPRVTWTLHEFGPTVQYDALRARQIDVGFWREPKLDENDLKNDNLRQELCFRENVCVAVNEHHPLAKREAIELTDIADEPMLTLALDKSAFPRYLIGCCVNAGFQPAIFQEASEPQTLLAMVGAGLGVTLMPETTSRIGWPGVVFLPIRTNPPSANLYITYATTDDAPVVRAFLNILRPPARE, from the coding sequence ATGTCCATCGACCTGAAACAGCTGAAGTATTTCCTGGCCGTCGCCGAAGAAAAAAGCTTCAGCCGTGCGGCCGAGCGGCTGCACATCTCGCAGCCGCCGCTGTCGCAGCAGATCATGAAGCTGGAGGCGGAGCTGGGCGTGAAGCTGTTTGCCCGCACCACGCGCAGCTTCGAGCTGACGGTCGCGGGCCGCGCGCTGATGAACGAGGCGGCGGAGCTGCTGGCGAAAATGCGCATGACCATCGACACCGTGCGGCAGATCGACCGCGGCGAGGTCGGGCGCCTGCGCGTGGGCATCGTCGGATCGGCGATGTGGGGACCGATCCCGAGCCTGCTCGAGCAGTTCCAGAGCCAGTATCCGCGCGTGACGTGGACGCTGCACGAGTTCGGCCCGACGGTGCAGTACGACGCGCTGCGCGCCAGGCAGATCGACGTGGGCTTCTGGCGCGAGCCGAAGCTCGACGAGAACGACCTCAAAAACGACAACCTGCGCCAGGAGCTGTGCTTTCGCGAGAACGTCTGCGTGGCCGTCAACGAGCATCATCCGCTGGCCAAACGCGAAGCAATCGAACTGACCGACATCGCCGACGAGCCGATGCTGACGCTCGCCCTCGACAAGTCCGCATTCCCCCGCTACCTGATCGGGTGCTGCGTCAACGCCGGCTTCCAGCCGGCCATTTTCCAGGAAGCGTCCGAACCGCAAACCTTGCTGGCAATGGTGGGCGCGGGCCTGGGCGTGACGCTGATGCCGGAAACGACCAGCCGCATCGGCTGGCCGGGCGTGGTGTTCCTGCCGATCCGCACCAATCCGCCGTCGGCCAATCTGTACATCACCTACGCCACCACGGACGACGCGCCGGTAGTGCGGGCGTTTCTGAACATCCTGCGGCCGCCCGCCAGAGAGTAA
- a CDS encoding DUF969 domain-containing protein: protein MQSAVNLWPLLGVAVIIAGFLLRLHPVLVVIAACLATGAAVLMPPLDLLAALGKAFVETRNLPLILLLPLAAIGLLERFGLREHAQAAISRVRSATAGRLLILYLAIREGCAAVGLTSIGGHPTMVRPLMAPMAEGAAERQAAARGAVLSDAARQRVRAMTAATDNVGLFFGEDIFVAFGAIVLMQTILRAEGIEVDPLHMALWGIPTAISAFVIHAWRLRRLDLYLAREARK from the coding sequence ATGCAGTCTGCTGTCAACCTGTGGCCCCTGCTGGGTGTCGCCGTCATCATCGCCGGCTTCCTGTTGCGCCTGCACCCTGTGCTGGTGGTGATCGCCGCGTGTCTTGCCACCGGAGCGGCCGTGCTGATGCCGCCGCTCGATTTGCTGGCCGCGTTGGGCAAGGCGTTTGTCGAGACGCGCAACCTGCCGCTGATCCTGCTGCTGCCGCTGGCGGCCATCGGCCTGCTGGAGCGCTTCGGCCTGCGCGAGCATGCGCAGGCTGCGATCAGCCGCGTGCGGTCCGCCACTGCGGGCCGGCTGCTGATCCTGTACCTGGCCATCCGCGAGGGCTGCGCGGCCGTCGGGCTGACGTCGATCGGCGGGCATCCGACGATGGTGCGTCCGCTGATGGCGCCGATGGCCGAAGGCGCCGCCGAGCGCCAGGCCGCGGCGCGCGGCGCGGTCCTGTCCGATGCGGCGCGCCAGCGCGTGCGGGCGATGACGGCCGCCACCGATAACGTCGGCCTGTTCTTCGGCGAGGACATCTTCGTGGCCTTCGGCGCCATCGTGCTGATGCAGACCATCCTGCGTGCCGAGGGCATCGAGGTCGATCCGCTGCACATGGCACTCTGGGGCATCCCGACGGCGATATCGGCCTTCGTCATCCACGCATGGCGCCTGCGCCGGCTTGACCTGTATCTGGCACGCGAGGCCCGCAAATGA
- the pcp gene encoding pyroglutamyl-peptidase I, whose product MKTVLLTGFEPFNKQPINPAWEAVRALEGWAEEGFDVQVRQLPCVFGAAIETLLDAIGATAPDVVIAVGQAGGRADITVERVAINIDDAPIMDNRGSQLVDEPIVPDGPAAYFATLPIKAIVHALRGAGLPASVSQTAGTFVCNHVFYGLMHAVRAQPSTRAGFIHIPFLPQQAAHQPAPTPSMALADMIEGLKVAVRTSCGAEADLREAGGRTH is encoded by the coding sequence ATGAAGACTGTGCTCCTGACGGGCTTCGAGCCCTTTAACAAGCAGCCCATCAACCCCGCATGGGAGGCCGTGCGTGCGCTGGAAGGATGGGCGGAGGAGGGCTTTGACGTCCAGGTGCGGCAGCTGCCCTGCGTGTTCGGCGCGGCCATCGAAACGCTGCTCGATGCCATCGGGGCCACGGCGCCGGACGTCGTCATCGCCGTCGGGCAGGCAGGCGGCCGCGCCGACATCACCGTGGAGCGCGTCGCCATCAATATCGACGATGCGCCGATCATGGACAATCGCGGCAGCCAGCTGGTGGACGAGCCCATCGTCCCGGACGGCCCGGCCGCCTACTTCGCCACCTTGCCCATCAAGGCCATCGTGCACGCGCTGCGTGGCGCCGGCCTGCCGGCCTCCGTGTCGCAGACGGCAGGCACCTTTGTCTGCAATCACGTGTTCTATGGGCTGATGCATGCGGTGCGCGCACAGCCGTCGACCCGTGCCGGATTCATTCACATCCCGTTCCTGCCGCAGCAGGCCGCGCACCAGCCGGCGCCGACGCCCAGCATGGCGCTGGCCGATATGATCGAGGGGTTGAAGGTTGCGGTGCGAACCAGCTGCGGCGCCGAGGCAGACCTGCGCGAAGCCGGCGGCCGCACGCACTGA
- a CDS encoding TonB-dependent receptor: MTEPTRYAARTLIALAVAAAFPLHGAVAQEARQPAADGMSDVVVEKRQPGQLEQVIVTAQRRAENIKDVPMSIATVKGEKLDVLTSGGQDIRFLSGRSPSVAIESDYGRTFPRFYIRGLGNTDFDLNASQPVGLVMDDIVQENPMLKGFPVFDVDQVEVLRGPQGTLFGRNSPAGVIKFDSAKPVFKTEGYLSAGFGKDRIRNVDGAYNIPVSDTVAIRFSGQSQHRGNRVDNNRPTGTREFEGYKDNAARLQVLVKPTSNFSALFNVHGRDMDGNATLFRANILKKGTNELVDNFDFGSYPTDGINEQHLKNKGANLRLRWDLPGVTLHSITGYETLDFYSRADVDGGYGAVYAPPMGPGFIPFVVETADVIPNHKQLSQEFRAESTNKGPLQWIAGVFFFKEDIQIDSISFDSLAPGNPQNANYATQEQNAKSWAAFGSVNYAINDRLKVRGGLRYTSDKKDFVAQRIETTGRTYLPLSDDSTNVSWDASGTYVVTKDTNVFARIATGYRAPSMQGRLNDLASRPSMAGAEKVLSYEAGIKQDLFDRRARLSATVFHYRVKDKQLTAGSGTVNMNQLLNADKATGKGVELDIQANLSDALSMTFGSSYNDTEIKDSSLYVLPCGSGCTVTNPVSFVGGTRVALINGNPLPRAPKWQHNFTLKYSVPVANGEAYAFTDWSYRSSYNFFLYEAVEYKAKDLLEGGLRVGYKWGDGKYDLALYGRNITDEVQSVGAIDFNNLTGILNEPRTYGVQFKMNF, encoded by the coding sequence ATGACTGAACCCACCCGCTACGCTGCGCGTACGCTGATCGCGCTGGCAGTCGCCGCGGCATTCCCGCTGCACGGTGCCGTTGCACAGGAGGCGCGACAGCCTGCCGCCGACGGCATGTCCGACGTTGTGGTCGAGAAACGCCAGCCGGGCCAGCTCGAACAGGTCATCGTCACGGCCCAGCGCCGCGCCGAGAACATCAAGGACGTGCCGATGTCGATCGCCACCGTCAAGGGCGAGAAGCTCGACGTGCTGACGTCCGGCGGCCAGGACATCCGCTTCCTGTCCGGCCGTTCGCCGTCCGTTGCGATCGAATCCGATTACGGCCGCACGTTCCCGCGCTTTTATATCCGTGGCCTGGGCAATACGGACTTCGACCTGAACGCGTCGCAGCCGGTCGGCCTGGTGATGGACGACATCGTCCAGGAAAACCCGATGCTCAAGGGCTTCCCCGTGTTCGACGTGGACCAGGTGGAAGTGCTGCGCGGTCCACAGGGCACCCTGTTCGGCCGTAACTCGCCGGCCGGCGTCATCAAGTTCGACTCGGCCAAGCCGGTGTTCAAGACGGAAGGCTACCTGTCGGCCGGCTTCGGCAAGGACCGCATCCGCAATGTCGACGGTGCGTACAACATCCCCGTCAGCGATACCGTGGCGATCCGCTTCTCCGGCCAGTCGCAGCACCGCGGCAACCGCGTGGACAACAACCGCCCGACCGGCACGCGCGAATTCGAAGGCTACAAGGACAACGCTGCGCGCCTGCAGGTGCTGGTCAAGCCGACGTCGAACTTCAGCGCGCTGTTCAACGTCCATGGCCGCGACATGGATGGCAACGCGACGCTGTTCCGCGCCAATATCCTGAAGAAGGGCACCAATGAGCTGGTCGACAACTTCGACTTCGGCAGCTACCCGACCGACGGCATCAACGAGCAGCATCTGAAGAACAAGGGCGCCAACCTGCGCCTGCGCTGGGACCTCCCGGGCGTGACGCTGCACTCGATCACGGGCTACGAAACGCTGGACTTCTACAGCCGCGCCGACGTGGACGGTGGCTACGGCGCCGTGTACGCGCCGCCGATGGGCCCGGGCTTTATACCGTTTGTCGTCGAGACGGCGGACGTGATCCCGAACCACAAGCAGCTGTCGCAGGAGTTCCGCGCCGAGTCGACGAACAAGGGCCCGCTGCAGTGGATCGCCGGCGTGTTCTTCTTCAAGGAAGACATCCAGATCGACAGCATCTCGTTCGATTCGCTGGCACCGGGCAATCCGCAGAACGCCAACTACGCAACGCAGGAGCAGAACGCGAAGTCGTGGGCGGCCTTCGGCTCCGTCAACTACGCGATCAACGACCGCCTGAAAGTGCGCGGCGGCCTGCGCTACACCAGCGACAAGAAGGACTTCGTGGCGCAGCGCATCGAAACGACGGGCCGCACCTACCTGCCGCTGTCGGACGACTCGACCAACGTCAGCTGGGATGCCAGCGGCACGTACGTCGTCACGAAAGACACCAACGTGTTCGCCCGCATCGCCACGGGCTACCGCGCGCCGTCGATGCAGGGCCGCCTGAACGACCTGGCCAGCCGTCCTTCGATGGCTGGCGCCGAGAAGGTGCTGTCGTATGAAGCCGGTATCAAGCAGGACCTGTTCGACCGCCGCGCGCGCCTGTCGGCCACGGTGTTCCACTACCGCGTCAAGGACAAGCAGCTCACCGCCGGCAGCGGCACGGTCAACATGAACCAGCTGCTCAACGCCGACAAGGCGACCGGCAAGGGCGTGGAGCTGGACATCCAGGCCAATCTGTCCGATGCCCTGTCGATGACGTTCGGCAGCAGCTACAACGATACCGAGATCAAGGATTCGAGCCTGTACGTGCTGCCATGCGGCTCCGGCTGCACGGTGACGAACCCGGTCTCGTTTGTCGGCGGCACCCGCGTCGCGCTGATCAACGGCAATCCGCTGCCGCGCGCACCGAAGTGGCAGCACAACTTCACGCTAAAATACAGCGTGCCGGTGGCGAACGGCGAGGCCTACGCGTTCACGGACTGGTCATACCGCTCGTCGTACAACTTCTTCCTGTACGAAGCGGTGGAGTACAAGGCCAAGGACCTGCTGGAAGGCGGCCTGCGCGTCGGCTACAAGTGGGGCGACGGCAAATACGACCTGGCGCTGTACGGCCGCAACATCACCGACGAGGTGCAATCCGTCGGTGCCATCGATTTCAACAACCTGACCGGCATCCTGAACGAGCCGCGCACGTACGGTGTGCAGTTCAAGATGAATTTCTGA
- a CDS encoding DUF979 domain-containing protein, giving the protein MILRLEDFYYVVGAILAIVAWMSATDRSNGRRWTTALFWGLYALLYLAGEALPPAFAGAVVVAMALLAGFGGVRSGTPDVLPDDVRRASARRLGHWLFLPALAIPLVTVIASTLLKDVKVGELFLIDPKQATLVGLGCASIIAAALACRLTRSTPVQAMREHRRLVDALGWAFFLPHLLAILGLLFTQVGVGKAVAHIATSYIPMDSKLVAVTVYCVGMALFTIVMGNGFAAFPVMTGGVGIPVLVGVFHANPAVMAAIGMFSAYCGTLMTPMAANFNIVPAALLELPDKHAVIKAQVPTALPLLGVNILLLYFLMNRP; this is encoded by the coding sequence ATGATCCTGCGGCTGGAGGACTTCTATTATGTGGTCGGCGCCATCCTTGCCATCGTCGCGTGGATGTCGGCAACGGATCGCAGCAATGGGCGGCGCTGGACCACGGCTCTGTTCTGGGGGCTGTATGCATTGCTGTATCTCGCCGGCGAAGCGCTGCCGCCGGCGTTCGCTGGCGCCGTCGTGGTCGCGATGGCGCTGCTGGCGGGGTTCGGGGGCGTGCGCAGCGGCACACCGGACGTGCTGCCGGACGACGTGCGCCGCGCCAGCGCGCGCCGGCTGGGGCATTGGCTGTTCCTGCCGGCGCTGGCCATCCCGCTCGTCACCGTGATCGCTTCGACGCTGCTGAAGGATGTGAAGGTCGGTGAGTTGTTCCTGATCGATCCGAAGCAGGCCACGCTGGTCGGCCTGGGCTGCGCGTCGATCATCGCCGCGGCGCTGGCCTGCCGGCTGACGCGGTCCACACCGGTCCAGGCGATGCGCGAGCACCGCCGCCTCGTCGATGCGCTGGGCTGGGCGTTCTTCCTGCCGCATCTGCTGGCGATTCTTGGGCTGCTGTTTACCCAGGTGGGCGTCGGCAAGGCGGTCGCGCACATCGCCACGTCGTACATTCCGATGGATTCGAAACTGGTGGCCGTAACGGTGTATTGTGTCGGCATGGCGCTGTTTACGATCGTCATGGGCAACGGCTTCGCGGCGTTTCCCGTGATGACGGGCGGCGTTGGCATACCGGTGCTGGTCGGCGTCTTCCACGCCAACCCGGCCGTGATGGCGGCGATCGGCATGTTCAGCGCTTATTGCGGCACCCTGATGACGCCGATGGCGGCGAACTTCAATATCGTTCCGGCCGCGCTGCTGGAGCTGCCGGACAAGCATGCCGTCATCAAGGCGCAGGTGCCCACGGCGCTGCCGCTGCTGGGCGTGAATATCCTCTTGCTGTATTTTCTGATGAACCGACCATGA
- a CDS encoding ABC transporter ATP-binding protein produces MQPAVEFRGISKHFGAVKANTDVSFAIAKGAIHGLVGENGAGKSTLMSILYGYYHADGGEILLDGQPRQIRSSQEAIRLGIGMVHQHFMLVENMTVLDNVMLGTEGGFRLSSHRAATEKKLREICATYRLDVDPLATIHDLSVGAQQRVEILKQIYRSANILILDEPTAVLTAQETESLFQILRLFREQGKTIILITHKLQEIMDITDSVTVMRAGRVVGAVRTAQTTKEELANMMVGRPIENNLPRAPYNPGKAVLDVRDLQLKDSTGVALLEDIGFTLRAGEIVAIAGVSGNGQSELMEILSGMRLPTSGAADFEGKPLPFDRSDADGLPLVFRHLGIAHVPEDRLRDGVVKNFSVMQNTVLGYQDHLKGSFGLFDFGHIAERCESLLKEFDVRPPNPDLRIGLLSGGNQQKVVIAREVLAKPKLMLVGQPTRGVDIGTIEAIHTQLLALRDAGVAILLVSVELEEVRALADRILVMCGGRITGELKIEEFDTTRIGLLMGGMQKS; encoded by the coding sequence ATGCAGCCAGCAGTTGAATTTCGCGGCATCTCCAAGCACTTCGGAGCGGTCAAGGCGAATACGGACGTCAGCTTCGCGATCGCCAAGGGCGCCATTCACGGCCTCGTAGGCGAGAACGGCGCCGGCAAATCGACCCTGATGAGCATCCTGTACGGCTACTATCACGCCGACGGCGGCGAGATCCTGCTTGACGGCCAGCCGCGCCAGATCCGCAGCAGCCAGGAAGCCATCCGCCTGGGTATCGGCATGGTGCACCAGCACTTCATGCTGGTCGAGAACATGACCGTGCTCGATAACGTGATGCTGGGGACCGAGGGGGGCTTTCGCCTGTCGTCGCACCGCGCCGCCACGGAGAAGAAGCTGCGCGAGATCTGCGCCACGTACCGCCTCGACGTCGATCCGCTTGCCACGATCCACGACCTGTCCGTCGGCGCGCAGCAGCGCGTGGAGATTCTCAAGCAGATCTATCGCAGCGCCAACATCCTGATCCTGGACGAGCCGACGGCCGTGCTGACGGCGCAGGAGACGGAGTCGCTGTTCCAGATCCTGCGGCTGTTCAGGGAACAGGGCAAGACCATCATCCTGATCACGCACAAGCTGCAGGAGATCATGGACATTACCGACAGCGTGACGGTCATGCGCGCCGGCCGCGTGGTCGGTGCCGTGCGAACGGCGCAGACCACGAAGGAGGAGCTGGCCAACATGATGGTCGGCCGCCCCATCGAAAACAACCTGCCGCGTGCGCCGTACAACCCGGGCAAGGCGGTGCTGGACGTGCGCGACCTGCAACTGAAGGACAGCACCGGCGTGGCGCTGCTGGAGGACATCGGCTTCACGCTGCGTGCCGGCGAGATCGTCGCGATCGCCGGCGTCTCCGGCAACGGCCAGAGCGAACTGATGGAGATCCTGTCGGGCATGCGCCTGCCGACGTCCGGCGCGGCCGACTTCGAAGGCAAGCCCCTCCCCTTCGACCGTTCCGACGCCGATGGCCTGCCGCTGGTGTTTCGCCACCTGGGCATCGCCCACGTTCCGGAAGACCGCCTGCGCGACGGCGTGGTGAAGAACTTCTCGGTCATGCAGAACACGGTGCTGGGGTACCAGGACCACCTGAAAGGCAGTTTCGGCCTGTTCGACTTCGGCCACATCGCCGAGCGCTGCGAAAGCCTGCTGAAGGAATTCGACGTGCGTCCGCCCAATCCGGACCTGCGTATCGGCCTGCTCTCGGGCGGCAACCAGCAGAAGGTCGTCATCGCCCGCGAGGTGCTGGCCAAGCCGAAGCTGATGCTGGTGGGCCAGCCGACGCGCGGCGTCGACATCGGCACCATCGAGGCGATCCACACCCAGCTGCTGGCACTGCGCGACGCCGGCGTCGCCATCCTGCTGGTGTCGGTGGAACTGGAAGAAGTCCGGGCACTGGCCGACCGCATCCTCGTGATGTGCGGCGGCCGCATTACCGGCGAACTGAAGATTGAAGAATTCGACACCACCCGTATCGGGCTGCTGATGGGCGGGATGCAAAAATCATGA
- a CDS encoding BMP family lipoprotein — translation MQIKQVTMMIAAVAVSASAAAANPKLGIVYDAGGKFDKSFNQSAFEGASRFKKDTNINFIEVQASSDTQAEQVLRGLARKKLDLIASIGFAQTQAVQKVAKEFPNVRFVLIDGVAQGNNVNSITFKEEEGSYLVGVAGAMASKSKKLGFIGGIDIPLIRTFACGYAQGAKAVDKKAEVVQNMVGTTAAAWNDPAKGGELARSQFERGVDVVFAVAGGSGMGTLQMAKDKGKLAIGVDSNQNHLYPGSVLTSMVKRVDNAVYDSFMQMKNGTWKAGVTAKGIKEGGVDWALDAHNRKLITPEIEKKVLGARKDIIDGKVKVIDIRSGAACPA, via the coding sequence ATGCAAATCAAACAAGTAACGATGATGATCGCCGCAGTGGCGGTATCGGCCAGCGCTGCGGCGGCCAACCCGAAACTGGGCATCGTCTACGATGCGGGCGGCAAGTTCGACAAGTCGTTCAACCAGTCCGCTTTCGAAGGCGCCTCGCGCTTCAAGAAGGACACGAACATCAACTTCATCGAAGTGCAGGCCTCGTCCGACACGCAGGCCGAACAGGTGCTGCGCGGGCTGGCCCGCAAGAAGCTGGACCTGATCGCCTCGATCGGCTTTGCGCAGACGCAGGCGGTGCAGAAGGTCGCCAAGGAATTCCCCAACGTGCGCTTCGTGCTGATCGACGGCGTCGCCCAGGGCAACAACGTCAACTCGATCACGTTCAAGGAAGAAGAAGGCTCCTACCTGGTGGGCGTTGCCGGCGCGATGGCATCGAAGTCGAAGAAGCTGGGCTTCATCGGCGGCATCGACATCCCCCTGATCCGCACGTTCGCCTGCGGCTACGCGCAGGGTGCGAAGGCCGTCGACAAGAAAGCGGAAGTCGTGCAGAACATGGTCGGTACCACGGCTGCGGCCTGGAACGACCCGGCCAAGGGCGGCGAACTGGCGCGCTCGCAGTTCGAGCGCGGCGTGGACGTCGTGTTTGCCGTCGCGGGCGGCTCGGGCATGGGCACGCTGCAGATGGCCAAGGACAAAGGCAAGCTGGCCATCGGTGTGGACTCCAACCAGAACCACCTGTATCCCGGCTCGGTCCTGACCTCAATGGTCAAGCGCGTCGACAACGCCGTCTACGACAGCTTCATGCAAATGAAGAACGGTACGTGGAAGGCCGGCGTCACGGCCAAGGGCATCAAGGAAGGCGGCGTGGACTGGGCGCTGGACGCCCACAACCGCAAGCTGATCACGCCGGAAATCGAGAAGAAGGTGCTGGGTGCCCGCAAGGACATCATCGATGGCAAGGTCAAGGTCATCGACATCCGCTCGGGCGCCGCCTGCCCGGCCTGA
- a CDS encoding pseudouridine-5'-phosphate glycosidase — protein MHQFLSFSPEVANARAAGLPIVALESTIISHGMPYPQNVQTAREVEQIIRDGGAVPATIAVIDGKIRVGLTDEQLELLGQSPEAMKVSRRDLAYVLSQNKLGATTVAATMICAALAEIPVFVTGGIGGVHRGAETSFDISADLQELSQTNVAVVCAGVKSILDIGLTLEYLETQGVPVVSVGQPGFPAFFTRESGFNADFQLDTPAEQAAFIQTKWHLGLKGGIVVSNPVPEADAMRKEEIDGITLQALQEAAENGVTGKKVTPFLLARIKTLTQGRSLATNIALVKNNARVGAALARALAERPLP, from the coding sequence ATGCACCAATTCCTCTCCTTCTCGCCCGAAGTGGCGAACGCGCGCGCCGCCGGCCTGCCCATCGTGGCGCTGGAATCGACGATCATCTCGCACGGCATGCCGTATCCGCAGAACGTGCAGACGGCGCGCGAGGTCGAGCAGATCATCCGCGACGGCGGCGCCGTGCCGGCCACGATCGCCGTCATCGACGGCAAGATCCGCGTGGGCCTGACGGACGAACAGCTCGAACTGCTGGGCCAGTCGCCGGAAGCGATGAAGGTAAGCCGGCGCGACCTGGCCTATGTGCTGTCGCAGAACAAGCTGGGTGCGACCACCGTCGCCGCGACGATGATCTGCGCGGCGCTGGCGGAAATTCCAGTCTTCGTCACCGGCGGCATCGGCGGCGTGCACCGCGGCGCCGAAACGAGCTTCGACATCTCCGCCGACCTGCAGGAACTGTCGCAGACGAATGTGGCCGTGGTGTGCGCCGGCGTCAAATCCATCCTCGACATCGGCCTGACCCTGGAATACCTGGAAACGCAGGGCGTGCCAGTCGTCAGCGTGGGCCAGCCGGGCTTCCCCGCCTTCTTCACGCGCGAAAGCGGCTTTAATGCCGACTTCCAGCTCGACACACCGGCCGAGCAGGCCGCGTTCATCCAGACCAAGTGGCACCTGGGCCTGAAAGGCGGCATCGTCGTCAGCAATCCGGTGCCCGAGGCGGACGCGATGCGCAAGGAAGAAATCGACGGCATCACGCTGCAGGCATTGCAGGAAGCGGCCGAGAATGGCGTCACGGGCAAGAAGGTGACGCCGTTCCTGCTGGCCCGCATCAAGACCCTGACGCAGGGGCGCAGCCTGGCGACGAACATTGCGCTGGTGAAGAACAACGCCCGCGTGGGCGCGGCACTGGCGCGCGCGCTGGCCGAACGTCCGCTGCCCTGA